ACCAAGGGAGAGTGAGATTGCACAAGTTGTGTATGTTGCCCTGTACAAGTCGTCACTGTTTGTATCAAAATGCCTATGACTAACTTACAAAAACATgtgtaaaaatatattatttttaaggctTATATTCTACGTGGAATTCATACAATCAAAGTTAGCTGTCAGTTTTCATAACAACCctgctgttttcagttgctAATAATTTTGTCAAACTGTGCTGAATTGTTCAAAATGCTCTCTGACCTATTTGCCTCAGGctgagttttctttaaaaatttcaacAAAACCCAGTTCACCAAGctcaagattttcttttcccagtctccGAGTAGCTTCCATCACCTGTGTTAGAACTTGACAGGAAGGAGCCTTTTGCTCTTCATGTGGAGTCAGTCACATTGTCAGCTCTGAGAACTTGCTCTTTGATTATAACTTTAAGAACACGCTGTCTGATCAATCCAAATAATTGCAGATTGGAGATCCCAATGGGGCTCCCACAAGGctgcacagaataaaaatataaccaAGAATTCCCCTCAACCTGTCTCTGCATGCTGTGCCACAAAGAAGATGAAGGAGCTCGGAATTTTAAGGTCCCCACAATGGACTAGTATAATCCCATGCAActttttggctgtttttcacAGTGAAGGGCTTCAAACTTGCTTTCCCTATAAGTAAAGGGAAGATAGCATTTGGGGCAGAACTTAGGTAAAACCCTGGTCTGCCAAATGGCAGACAAACCTTTTTCATGTTGGGAGGATGAGGTGGGGAGAAAGCCAAACAGCAGTAGCAGGTTATGCTACCTGGGTGCTCTAGGCTGTGTTTCTTAAGCAAGGGACAGACCTAGGAAATCTGATTTTGAGCATTTTCCTGCCATTGACTGAACAATTAGTCACATACCTTTGGCATTGTAATAGAAAAGTTCCTTCAGCATTGTCCAGTAAAACACACAAATCCATTGAGAATGCTCAGTGAAAGTGCCTACCCAGATTCATCAGTTTTACTCAAATGTTGCTCAAAACTGTGTTTTAAGAACAATGGTATCCCCTGTGAACTGTATATGCTTGATCTTGGGGAGGTGAGAGACAGAAGATAGGCAACGTGGTGTTGATAAAGCAAACTCATTTTCAAAAGATCTTCCTGAAGATATTTCCGGGTAAATGATGGGTAAAGCTTCAGTGTTCTTAGTTATACCTCTTGTCCCATATTCAACTTCCTGGTAAtacttgttttctgtctccCTCAATAGGTGTCCTCAGCTCGAGGTGTCAATGCTTATGGAAATATCTCAGTGGTACAGATAGGTAATGTTTCGGGCTATATAGATACACCAGACCCACCAACTATTATCAGCTATTTACCTGGGCTTCTGTACAAATTTAGCTGTAGCTATCCACTGGAGTACCTGGTTAACAATACCCAGCTTGCTTCGTAAGTGTCCTTTTCATTCCTATGTGTTTCATTCCCATGTTTGTATAAGcctgtatgtatgcatatatattcaTATCTGTGCACACCTAAATATTTGCATGCCATAGCAGTACTGTCAACATGGTGATACTTAGCTTTGTATAacagtaaagagaaagaaaaaaaatacactgaaagaaGAGGtgatgcaaaggaaaaaggaaattaattacCATCACTGTATGAGATACCACTGTGTTTATGAAGAGCTACTGTTGGCTTTGTTGTAAAGCTTGCCTTCAAGTTAGTGTATTCTGATGACAAAATGACAGCAGCAAACTTGGAAACTCTTCTTGAGATTGTTTGGAGGCAGGTGAatatagagaaaatatttccaatagTAGATCCTGTTCATCATGAAAAGCAGGCTCTTTTTTGTCACTTTGCCTCtctgctaattatttttctgattcatGTTTTTGACAGTATCCATTATTTTCCATATAGTTAAGGTTCTGTCAGTGTTTCCACTATAAGCTTGTATTTCTGAGGTTTATAACCCAAACAGATAAATTAACTTCTTGCGATATAGCTCATTGAgttttttaacaataaaaaacactgaagtgtgtaaagacaaaaataaaatgcatttttgatcTTCACGATTCTTCTGGTTCTGTTGTAGGTCATCGGCTGCTATTTCTGTAAGGGAGAACAATGGTACATTTATCAGCACTTTGAATTTGTTGCTTTACAATGTGAGTATAAAACACAGTAACATGACATAGACTAAATCCACCTCTGCATTCTGTGGGTGCAAGCTGGATTTGTAGAGCAAATTGCAAACTCCTCCTTGTTAGGTGTTAGTCCCCTCCTATTTCTCCTAAGAAGGACCAAGCCTTTAGTCTAGACAGCCTTCATCTAGATTCTCTTGTCCTTTTTGTTTGCACGTACCTCTTGCCTTGTGTTTAGATAGCTGGTCTTTGAGGGGACGCAGTCTTTTTGTTCCGTATTTATGCAATTCATCAGTGTACATCTCTGGCTTTAAGGTTCTAATGCCATGCAAATAATCAGTTGTAGTAGTTATAATTTTACTTCAGAGTGCATACTTGTGTTTTCATTCATTATGTTTATGGGCATATTTCTATTTATCTGTGCGTATATGTGCATAAGTACATTGTAGTGATACAGAGAGTAGTCTGTAGTattctataaaaatattatagaCCTGTTCCCTTAGCAATAAATGGCAGCTCTTTTCTGGAGTATTTTTATGTTCGAGCCTCGTAAAGCGTTTTGATCATCTTTAATTGTCATGAAGGATGTGGGATTTGTTACAAACCGGAAGCCCACTGTACTTGTTACCTCATTCTGTGAACTTACACGATTTTAAGGGTTAATAATTCTAATAGGTTTCAGCTAACCTCTCTGTCATAGCTTTTAGATAATTTAACTTGGATATGCATTATTGTATAAGCTTTTCCTGTGTAAATATGGATGGTGAcagtaaaatgtgaaaaacgTGTGGACCTCTACTTAACAACAACATTAATCcctgaaatgattttttcctgttgattaaaatttttattcatacattttaaataccTGATTTAAATATCAATTTCTCAATCTATCAGGCaacatttttgtaaattatgattctgattttttgcattattattCATGTCATCATGACATTGAGTTATAATTCATGCAACCGATTTAAAAGTCAATGCTTTAAACTTTGAACATAATGAGCTATAAATATTGTAACAGGACATTTTCCAAAggcattctttaaaaaatcatgtttgtttggcagagctctgaaaagcaattcttaatctgttaaaatgaagattatacttctctgatttttaaataatcctGACAAAAAGATGAGGTAGAGGGAGCGTTGCCAAACTTTTCTGTAAGAACAGGAACTGACCATCACTTGTATGTTGCTGCCTTTCAGGGCCTAATTCTGCATTCACTCAAGTATAAGTGCTATTAATGCTTGTACTAAGAgtgcatttctttctcagtaAACACCTAGAAAAATAGGTTCTATATTCTCTACACCAATGGGTTTACAAGTTGATCATGAACCTCCAAAACTTACAGAATGAGGGACTTACTGTagaatgtttttcattattttggaaaatttgaCAGTTAGATATTAGAGATATGTATAATTGACCTTATAGGTCGCAAGCTTACCTGTTTAACATCCTAAGGGATCATGTATGCATGCATGGTTCCCAAGGCCTCCAGTAATGAAGAGGGTGGATATTGAGCAAGCCGTAATTTTTCGCattatttccttagaaaaatCACTTGATTTATATTCTTAATCCTTCTTGTTACTGTCGACTGCTGCTCTTGCCTACCACAGTGAACCTGGTGTTATTGTAGTACTTTCAAAATTCTACTTGAGTGCTTTGACCTCTCACAAGACGTATTAACATGCTGAGTTTCTGTTCTTTATGGATTAGCAACCTTATTTGACATAGGTGACATTAACAGTAAGTGCATTTTGATATGCTAAATTAACATCTGTCAttctaaatttatttcatgGCATCTGTGGGTCATTGCTAAAGAGAAGTTAATGATTCAGCCTGTGAACAAGAAACTAGCAAAGAAGCTGTGTCTATGTGTAGTCATAGTTATATATGGTGAATTCTTAGCTGTtttgttacatatttttcttgaaacacaATTCTTGAAATattagaatttaaaagaaaacatttgctaCTTAAAACCTAAGAACTTTCCCTGAGAAAGGGTGCCCTCTGACAACAGTTATACTCCTCCTTTAGAAAACCACAGCAGCCATTTGACTGCATGTAGGCACTGGGAGACATATGAGGTGTTAATTTGCAGTAACCTTGTTCATGAATAGTACCTTTTCTTCAATCACTGATCCAGCCACTTCAtataatgataaataaatagatagtgatttagtgagaactattggtgataggtggacggttggactggatcatcttgtaggtcttttccaaccttggtgattctatgattctattattctatatTCCCCAATAGTTGCATGGAATAAGACATATGAGGTGCTGTTGGTCTTTACAGACAAACTGCCTAGACAAATTGCAAATGCCTACAATGCAGTGCTGACACTGCTTTCTACTTCCTCCCAGAAAATGgacaaaaagagacagaaagtcTCTTTCTGTCTTACTCGCTCTTACACTAGTTAGAAAAATTAGATGAGAGACTAGCTTGTGAATGCAGATGATTTGTCACAGTGGGATTTCTGGTATACTGGGTCAATGTTTCTTCTTCAGGACTCAACctacagccagcagctcctgatCCCGAGTACAGGCTTACCtttgaaaactaaaatatatgCAGCTGTGAGAGCAACCAACCTTGATGGCAGGTACCATAAAGGATGttatttcttgttctgttgCCCATTCAGCTCTTGGGTTTCTAAGTTATTCTGATTTAGAAGCAACTGTCTGTCTTTGTAACCTTTTGTGCATTAAATGGGTGGTTAGTGTTTGACAATCATTGCCTTCAACTGAAGGACATCAAATCCTCGATATTGAATGCATATCTTGCTGCTGTCCTCATAATGAAAGTTTTCCCTCACTGTCTACTCCTGCTCTTACACTGCCAGTTCCCATCATCATCTATCACTTTGCTTCTTGTACAGGTGGAATGTTTTGATGGACTACTGTTACACAACGCCGTCTGGTAATCCAAGTGATGATCTTCGGTATGATCTTTTCTTCAGGTAAGTCCTGTGCAAACCCAGTATTTGTAGgtccttcttttaaaaaatgcagttataaATCTCTCAGATAGCAGTTTTCTATGCTGCCTGAAAACTCTAAGCAATATTAGTAGAGAGGTTGAGGTCTGGACTTCTAGATAACATGTCAGGACTCAGctttttttcaacataaatGTAGACTCAAGTTCAGAGTTATGAGAATCATGGTGGAGATGTGTACATCTAAAATGTCTCTACTAGAGACAGCAGAAACCTCCAAACTAAGCAGCCAAGCTGGCCTTTGTTTTGCCAAAGGTACTCTTGCAGCGAATGACAATAGTATAAAACACTGTAGACTGCAATTCAGGAAAAGAGTTAAGCAAATGATTAAAGTTAAATAGATGTTCCTGCTACTCCcagtaataatattttcttgaattggAACTTTGAAAAACGTAAATAGTCTCTTGGCAGTATCTCAGATTAAATCTCACCAATAAAGGTTGCTAGAAAGATATTGCCTTCATTTGGAGTTACCTGTCTATACTAGTTAGCATAAATGGGTACTTCTTGCTTCTGCCTTTAGGTTTTTTTatgtcactgaaattaaatggtACCTCAGTTTGCAACTGTGaagctgcaaagcaaaacacaatgTTCCTGTAGCAATGAGCACAGAACTTTGCAGCCTAGTAGGGAGAGTGTGGCTGCACGTGTTGGACATAGTGGCACTATGTTCTTTTTCAATGACCTAAAGCACTGACTTGGCTGCCTAAGTTATCTTATTCTCACCTAAGAGCTTTAAAAAGCCAGCCATCTGTCTACTCATCCTAGTTTTAATCTTCTCCACAAAAACTAGCTGTGACAAGGACCCGCAGACCACTATCATTGAAAATGGCAAGAGCCAAATGGGACGGTTTTCTTTTGAGGTATTCCGCTTTGTGAAGCACAAGAACCAGAAGATGTCTACAGTCTTCCTTCACTGTGTGAcaaagctgtgcagagcagatgACTGTCCCTTTCTTGTGCCAGTAAGTTTCAGTTGATGGAAATTGCTGCTAATTCTCTGAATGTCATACAGTCACACTGGAGTTGTTCTGCATCCAAAAGTAACAGATGCttggaagaaacagaatgaagGTGACTTCTATAGTCAGAAACAAGGATGTGCTTTGTACATCTGAAGGAATGTAAAACAATGGATAGTGAATATGGTAATGGATGTGGTGATCCATAGGTACAATAATAACAGATCTGCAGAGCACAGGTTGTTGGATGTGCAATAAGtcatctttttgtcttttgatcTTTAGCTCATTATTAAAAGTCATGACTGAAACATCTTCAGAGCTGATAGTCTTAATGTTGTATCTAAGAAACAAAGATCCATAATCATTGCAGATGAATATAAATATCGTAGAATATAGTTCATGGAAAACTTATGGTAAGCACACTTATTCTGATAAGGGATATTTGAAAGTGTCCtgacagtggggaaaaaataatgcctcccCTCTCATTTATTATCACCTCCCTTCTAGTTAcaaaactgctgttttgttgAAGATCAAACATTCAATTCAGTTcaaacataatttcattttgggTGCATTGGAAAcaacaaatgtattttggaaattGAAACACTTCAATATGTATATtgaacacaaaatattctgtgcTGATGTCTTCAAAATGCAGTATCGTTTCCTGCTGAATGACTTTCCATTCAAAATTTTATAATGCTCTCAGTTCTGACATTTTGTGCCTTATTTTATTACttaatacattatttaaatgcaattatttatttctgtggaggTGCATGGGTTTTGAAGTTCTTTCACATAAAGTTGAAATCCAAGAAATGGTCTTGTTTGAAGCATTCTTGGGTAACCAAGATTAAGATAGATAAGAGAGAGATGCTAATTAAAAGTGGATACCAGATGGTAGAATGCTGGGAATTGTTTTAATGTGTCATCGCTATTTAGGAGTCCATGGAAAAACATGAAGTTTAACTTAAGAACTCTGCTAGAACAGGAACTGTAGCATGCTGTCTATCCCTAGTCaagcaaaacacatttgttGGAAAAACTGACTGTAAACAAAGCATTGGGAAATTAACTACTGAAAATTTAATATACTAGAAGATGGATCTTGTACACAACAGCAATGCAGCTCTGTAAATGAAGAAAGGCAAAATACAACAGGAAGCTAGGCATTTACAAGATACACTTCTACGGAATATTGCAGCTGTTTTTATTGCAAAGTAATTTAATGCAtactaagaaataaaagttgTAGTATTGCTTGTAAAAGAGCTTCCATTaaaaaaggaagcacagaagGGCAATAATTCCATTCCACTCTGAAACAGTGATTGTTTTGATTAACCACTCAGATTTGCAgtcacagagaaagaagagatgctGGTAGCAGAACAACTTGGAGCCCTCAGAGCATCTCTGGCAATGCTGTGATCACTGCTGGCCCCATCATTACGAGGAGTGGTAGGAACAAGCAAACTTTTTCTATGCACTGCAGAAATTTCAAAAACCTGGGGAAATGTTTTGCAGTTTAATAAAAATTGTTCATGACGTAGAAAAAGGATGGATTCTCCATgagtttgggtgtttttttcctcaagtacTGGAATCTTTAGTAGAAAATTTGAACTAATATTTCTGCTCAGCACTCGCACTTCATCTTTACTCCATGAAAATCACTGTGGCATACTGTTATGCATGTAACTTCATTATAAAAACCCAAACTCAGtggtttgactttttttttttttttttgttggaagaTTTCACTGCAGGTAATGGAATTTAAGGTACTATGTTCAGCATCACAAGTTAATTTGGACAGCTAATAAATATTCAGTCATTTTCTATTCACTGTTTCTTCCATCTTCACCTGTGGGTTTCCATTTGTGTTAATACATGCTATTAGCCTTCAGCTTTCAGATCCAGAGTGAAATTCTAAGGAGGTCCATTTTTATTGTCAAAATgtagtggggtttttttggttggttgtttgttgtttttgttttaaagcaaccTGCAGTCTCGGAAAAGTACTTATGTGGCTGCTGTtgacaacataataaaaataaaacaatttaaaagtaTTGAACGAATTCTGTTTGCAGATTCCAGCAGCCTTAGACTTAGGAACCTGAGAACAGGACTGAGTCTTGTCtaggaaaaataactgaaacacTTGAGAATAAAATCCTTCTTTACATGCAAAGTGGTTATGCCCACACGTCCAAGGAGAGTGACTGACCCTCCAGAATTGGGAACCATCTACcaagagacttttttttagaATCAAATACCCTCGGTTATAAGCAacatttctgcaaggaaaaacagtatttttttctgtattataaaTGGTCCCAATTGAGCACCCTTACTGTCATCTGATTAGtcaataaaaagtgaaaaaaaaccctaacttCAAAGTTGCATGCATGAATgcttattgaaaataaataacagatttGCTTAAATGCATGCTAGGGAAATGCTGCCTTAGGCAAGGAATGAAAACTATATAAAGCTTGGTGTGTGAGCAGTCCCTTTTAAAGAATAAAGTTTGATTCACATGCTGTGAatgcttctttttaataataataataaaatatattcatctATTAGCTTTAAATAATGCATTACTTCAAGCAAAGCAAGATCTTACCATGGGTGTTTAATGATCCCAATGCAACGATGAACTAATATGTATAATTTGTTGACAgttcttcagtgattttttttaaatgaaaacatgaataaggctgagagagctggggctgctcagcctggagaagaga
The Numida meleagris isolate 19003 breed g44 Domestic line chromosome 1, NumMel1.0, whole genome shotgun sequence genome window above contains:
- the ZPLD1 gene encoding zona pellucida-like domain-containing protein 1; protein product: MEQVWLLLLLTIKVLSVTAQFNGYNCDANLHSRFPAERDINVFCGVQTITMKINFCTVLFSGYSETDLALNGKHGDAHCRGFINNNTFPAVVIFIINLSTLESCGNTLVVSSARGVNAYGNISVVQIGNVSGYIDTPDPPTIISYLPGLLYKFSCSYPLEYLVNNTQLASSSAAISVRENNGTFISTLNLLLYNDSTYSQQLLIPSTGLPLKTKIYAAVRATNLDGRWNVLMDYCYTTPSGNPSDDLRYDLFFSCDKDPQTTIIENGKSQMGRFSFEVFRFVKHKNQKMSTVFLHCVTKLCRADDCPFLVPICSHRERRDAGSRTTWSPQSISGNAVITAGPIITRSDESPTNNSQLAQHGPPFQLNSVTSALISGVVILGITSVFFFVCSLTLLHRNWPNSSVLSGIRNPVFN